One Thalassotalea hakodatensis DNA segment encodes these proteins:
- a CDS encoding aminotransferase class I/II-fold pyridoxal phosphate-dependent enzyme → MAFDFIDQHLATRKEQHLYRQRVLIEQQNARHLVHNGKQYLNFSSNDYLGLNHHPKINAALNEGAEKYGVCSSGSSLLTGFNYAHQYLENVICQWQNKDKCLLFNSGFSANFASLNAFAQPSAAIWLDKLSHASLLDGAFSQQAKVKRFLHNDYQQLNNLINTSSYRDHLIVSEGIFSMDGDGADINALAKVAQQHQAKLYIDDAHSIGITGNEGQGSSSVSNDIDIIMATFGKALATSGAFIACDNYTYEYLVNVSRHYIYSTAMSPAIAWATAKSIELVISESWRREKIAHLSQLLKQSLNTQITLLPTASSIHALVLGSEQLAMQSAETLKQYGIWLSAIRPPTVPKGSSRLRVTITSSHKEQDIKYLAECVNKVIGKNDR, encoded by the coding sequence ATGGCATTCGATTTTATTGATCAGCACTTAGCGACAAGAAAGGAACAGCACCTTTACCGTCAACGAGTGTTGATTGAACAGCAAAATGCGCGACATTTGGTGCATAACGGCAAACAATATCTTAACTTTTCATCGAATGATTACTTGGGGTTAAATCATCACCCTAAAATCAATGCGGCATTAAATGAAGGTGCTGAAAAATATGGTGTATGCTCCAGTGGTTCTAGCTTATTAACTGGATTCAATTATGCCCATCAATACCTCGAAAATGTAATTTGTCAGTGGCAAAACAAAGATAAATGTTTGTTGTTTAATAGTGGTTTTTCGGCCAACTTTGCCTCGTTGAATGCATTTGCCCAGCCTAGTGCTGCTATTTGGTTAGATAAACTGTCTCATGCTTCATTACTTGATGGCGCTTTTTCACAACAAGCGAAAGTTAAGCGCTTTTTACATAATGATTATCAGCAACTGAATAACTTAATAAACACCTCTTCTTACCGTGATCACCTTATTGTATCAGAAGGTATTTTTAGCATGGATGGTGATGGTGCTGATATTAACGCGTTAGCAAAAGTTGCTCAACAACATCAAGCTAAATTGTATATTGATGATGCGCACAGTATCGGTATTACCGGTAATGAAGGGCAAGGCAGTAGCAGCGTAAGTAATGATATAGATATTATTATGGCAACGTTTGGTAAGGCTTTAGCAACAAGTGGGGCATTTATCGCTTGTGATAATTATACATACGAGTATTTAGTTAATGTTTCTCGCCATTATATCTATTCGACAGCGATGTCTCCGGCTATTGCATGGGCAACGGCAAAAAGTATCGAGTTAGTGATCAGTGAATCATGGCGTAGGGAAAAGATAGCGCATTTAAGTCAGCTACTTAAGCAATCGTTAAATACGCAGATAACATTGTTGCCAACGGCATCTTCAATTCATGCATTAGTGCTGGGTAGTGAACAATTAGCAATGCAAAGCGCTGAAACATTAAAACAATACGGAATATGGCTAAGTGCGATTCGTCCACCAACGGTTCCAAAGGGCAGCTCTAGGTTACGCGTTACCATAACCTCATCCCATAAAGAACAAGATATCAAATACTTAGCAGAATGCGTAAATAAGGTTATAGGAAAAAATGATCGATAA
- the bioD gene encoding dethiobiotin synthase, whose amino-acid sequence MKNYFITATDTDAGKTHIGCAIVNKLVKQGKKVQVFKPISAGCEFVDGKLINADAANLLAYSNCEQTIEQVNPIAFAEPIAPHIAAQNNQVAISLEEITQAHKKMCQTNAEVTITEGAGGWRLPLGNGKFLSEFVQQTDQQVILVVNMKLGCLNHAILTYEAIKNDGLVCVGWVANVQQDMAYLNENLNELFSYFSMPLLGVVDNKPNIESVSELLDLSTI is encoded by the coding sequence ATGAAAAATTATTTTATCACAGCAACAGATACTGATGCCGGGAAAACCCATATTGGCTGTGCAATAGTCAATAAGCTGGTGAAACAAGGCAAGAAAGTACAAGTTTTTAAGCCAATATCCGCAGGCTGTGAATTCGTTGATGGCAAATTAATTAATGCAGATGCTGCAAACTTGTTGGCTTATAGCAATTGTGAGCAAACCATAGAGCAAGTGAACCCAATAGCATTTGCAGAGCCCATTGCACCGCACATCGCAGCTCAGAATAATCAAGTCGCAATTTCATTAGAGGAGATCACCCAGGCACATAAAAAAATGTGTCAGACTAATGCAGAAGTGACAATAACAGAAGGTGCTGGTGGCTGGCGGTTACCACTTGGTAATGGTAAGTTTTTATCCGAATTTGTACAGCAAACTGATCAACAGGTCATTCTTGTGGTAAATATGAAACTTGGCTGTTTAAACCACGCGATATTGACATATGAAGCAATAAAGAACGATGGTTTAGTCTGTGTAGGCTGGGTAGCCAATGTACAACAAGATATGGCATATCTTAATGAAAATCTTAATGAGCTTTTTTCATATTTTTCAATGCCTTTGCTTGGTGTTGTTGATAATAAACCTAATATTGAAAGTGTTTCTGAATTACTTGATCTTTCAACAATTTAA
- a CDS encoding HvfX family Cu-binding RiPP maturation protein, whose translation MNIIALYQKSISKLYWFNGIPALLLRLFLAPIMIIAGFSKLNLSDPDVTGFEILLASDNVVNWFSNAEWGLGLPYAEVLANLAAWTEFLGGWMLLIGLFTRLITLPLMFTMVVAATTVHLEHGWFAVAPSNSAVSTANVLDWLGIDAAQRSLENSDQVYVRLNKMREILAENGNTDWLFEKGNIGVMNNGIELAATYFIMLLALLFIGGGRFTSADYYLYTYWLKPKLQLNNTL comes from the coding sequence ATGAATATTATTGCGCTCTATCAAAAAAGTATTAGTAAGTTATATTGGTTTAATGGCATACCAGCGCTGTTATTGAGGCTGTTTTTAGCACCGATTATGATTATTGCAGGTTTTAGTAAGTTAAACTTGTCTGATCCTGATGTTACAGGGTTTGAAATTTTATTAGCAAGTGACAATGTCGTTAATTGGTTCAGCAACGCAGAATGGGGATTAGGGCTACCATATGCTGAGGTATTAGCCAACCTTGCCGCATGGACCGAGTTTTTAGGTGGATGGATGCTACTTATCGGATTATTCACTCGGCTTATTACTCTTCCACTAATGTTTACAATGGTTGTTGCGGCAACCACGGTACACCTTGAACATGGTTGGTTTGCCGTTGCACCCAGTAATTCTGCGGTAAGTACAGCGAATGTGCTTGACTGGCTAGGTATTGATGCCGCTCAAAGAAGTTTAGAAAACAGCGACCAAGTATATGTACGACTTAATAAAATGCGCGAAATTTTAGCAGAAAATGGCAATACAGATTGGTTATTTGAAAAAGGCAATATTGGCGTAATGAATAACGGCATAGAACTGGCGGCTACGTATTTTATTATGTTGCTTGCGTTGCTATTTATTGGCGGTGGACGATTTACTAGTGCCGACTATTACCTTTATACTTACTGGCTCAAACCTAAATTACAGTTGAACAATACTTTATGA
- the bioB gene encoding biotin synthase BioB, producing the protein MIKANSALNFELGQLRHNWSNAEVNALFDLPFNDLMFYAQSIHRQHFNPNEVQVSTLLSIKTGACPEDCKYCSQSARYKTDIEKEKLMEVEKVLEAAEKAKEQGSTRFCMGAAWRNPKERDMPYVVEMVKGVKKLGMETCMTLGMLSSDQASELQEAGLDYYNHNLDTSPEHYNQIITTRSYQDRLDTLSNVRSAGMKVCSGGIVGLGEKATDRASLLAQLANLSPQPESVPINMLVKIDGTPLSDVEDLDNFDFIRCIAVARIMMPNSHVRLSAGRDAMNEQMQSLCFLAGANSIFYGCKLLTAGNPESNADIALFNKLGINTETVANNVDEEVEAQVLQAQVAEQESDSLFYNAAK; encoded by the coding sequence ATGATAAAAGCGAATTCGGCACTTAATTTCGAATTAGGGCAACTTAGGCATAACTGGTCAAACGCTGAAGTAAATGCGTTATTTGATCTGCCTTTTAACGATCTAATGTTCTACGCACAAAGTATTCATCGACAACATTTTAATCCAAACGAAGTACAAGTGAGTACCTTGTTGTCTATTAAAACAGGTGCATGCCCAGAAGATTGTAAATACTGTTCGCAAAGTGCCCGTTACAAAACGGACATTGAAAAAGAAAAATTAATGGAAGTTGAAAAAGTACTGGAAGCTGCTGAAAAAGCAAAAGAGCAAGGGTCAACGCGTTTCTGTATGGGCGCGGCATGGCGAAACCCTAAAGAACGTGATATGCCCTATGTCGTTGAAATGGTAAAAGGTGTTAAGAAGTTAGGTATGGAGACCTGTATGACTTTAGGCATGCTTTCTTCAGATCAAGCCAGTGAATTACAAGAAGCAGGGTTAGATTATTACAATCACAACCTTGATACTTCACCAGAACACTATAATCAAATAATCACCACTCGAAGTTATCAAGACAGGCTTGATACATTGAGTAATGTTCGTTCTGCTGGAATGAAGGTGTGTAGTGGCGGTATTGTTGGATTAGGTGAAAAAGCAACGGATCGTGCATCGTTATTAGCACAACTTGCTAATTTATCGCCGCAACCAGAAAGTGTTCCCATTAACATGTTAGTAAAAATTGATGGCACACCGCTTTCTGATGTTGAAGATCTTGATAATTTTGATTTTATTCGTTGTATTGCGGTTGCACGTATTATGATGCCAAATAGCCATGTACGTTTATCTGCTGGCCGTGATGCCATGAATGAACAAATGCAATCACTATGCTTTTTAGCAGGGGCTAATTCAATTTTCTATGGTTGTAAATTGCTAACAGCTGGTAACCCTGAATCTAATGCTGATATTGCGCTATTTAATAAACTTGGTATCAACACTGAAACAGTCGCAAATAATGTTGATGAAGAAGTGGAAGCACAAGTATTACAAGCGCAAGTCGCTGAACAAGAGAGTGACAGTTTATTTTATAACGCAGCGAAATAG
- the pepE gene encoding dipeptidase PepE, with product MKNRDLLLLSSSKVGNTPYLSHALQCIEQHLTQSSNIIFIPYAGIGMSYDEYTEKVNLALRPINKSVTGLHTFTDQKEAIKSADAIIVGGGNTFSLLKKLYESELIEGIKTAVNALGVKYIGWSAGANISGLSIKTTNDMPIEQPFSFEALALVNCQLNPHYSEYKPPGFNGETREQRLAEFMIVEPETLVIGLVEGSALQINGETYQYLTADNIDEPMYLFKGGIKRAVLTAPDNLDI from the coding sequence ATGAAAAACAGAGATTTATTATTACTCAGTAGTTCAAAGGTTGGAAATACGCCCTATTTGAGTCATGCATTGCAATGTATAGAACAACACCTAACGCAATCCAGTAACATCATTTTTATTCCTTATGCTGGTATTGGTATGAGTTACGATGAATACACAGAGAAGGTAAACCTTGCCCTACGTCCGATTAATAAATCAGTGACAGGTTTGCATACGTTTACTGATCAAAAAGAAGCGATTAAAAGTGCTGATGCTATCATTGTTGGCGGCGGTAATACTTTCTCACTGCTTAAGAAACTGTATGAAAGTGAACTTATTGAGGGGATAAAAACAGCAGTAAACGCACTTGGGGTGAAATATATTGGCTGGAGCGCTGGAGCCAATATTTCAGGGTTAAGCATAAAAACAACCAATGATATGCCCATTGAACAACCCTTTAGCTTCGAGGCATTAGCGCTAGTGAATTGCCAACTTAATCCACATTATAGTGAATATAAACCGCCGGGCTTTAATGGCGAAACACGAGAACAAAGGTTAGCGGAATTTATGATAGTCGAGCCAGAAACACTAGTAATTGGGCTTGTAGAAGGTTCTGCGTTACAGATAAATGGAGAAACTTATCAATATCTTACGGCTGATAACATTGACGAACCTATGTACTTATTTAAAGGAGGCATTAAACGTGCTGTATTAACTGCACCTGATAATTTAGATATTTAA
- the sppA gene encoding signal peptide peptidase SppA: MSDKHPSAIVRISKSLFQLLNISRKIIVNVVFFLVLFIVVIIFTNDEAEVIVPSKAALVLNIEGDVVEQKVEIDPLDAFLAEATDQPNDRPEVLLQDVLDAISTAKEDDRIQMIVLKLAKMSSANITKARMIAKYIQDFKTTSKKVIAVGDQFTQDQYYLASYADEIWMNPNGWLLLDGYGRYQTYVKSAFDKLAISQHVFRVGTYKSAVEPFIRDDMSQEAKEANRLWLSQLWSQYKTDVAAQREFSIDNFDESIDILLDKLEKADGKIAQYALNNHWVDQLKTHDEINEALLTMVGGNSRGNFNQIGLNQYLRATTSMVPIGQGNTEKVAVIVAKGTILDGEQPPGTIGGDTLAKYLKQARLNHHVKAVVLRVDSPGGSAFASDIIRHEIDLLKQAGKTVVASMGAYAASGGYWISAPADAIVASPTTITGSIGIFGFFMTFEKSLEKLGIFTDGVGTTDLAGFSIARPLNDKVAQVFQLGIERGYQDFIALVAKHRNMSLQEVDKIAQGRVWSGIQAQQLGLVDALGDLDDAISLAAELANLTNYETMLIEKVRSTEELFWQNIFTETRAFLPTQTKQTPDQLQILLNHVKQELMAVSTLNDPQGIYAKCIACELN; this comes from the coding sequence ATGAGTGATAAACACCCTAGCGCTATTGTTAGGATCAGCAAAAGCTTATTTCAGTTACTAAACATTTCCCGAAAAATTATCGTTAATGTTGTCTTCTTTTTAGTATTATTTATTGTTGTCATTATTTTCACCAATGATGAGGCTGAAGTTATTGTGCCTAGCAAAGCTGCATTAGTGTTAAATATAGAAGGCGATGTTGTTGAACAAAAAGTTGAAATTGATCCACTAGATGCCTTTTTAGCTGAGGCTACCGATCAACCTAATGATCGACCAGAGGTATTATTACAAGATGTATTAGATGCAATCTCTACCGCGAAAGAGGATGATCGTATTCAAATGATCGTCTTAAAATTAGCTAAAATGTCTAGTGCAAACATTACAAAAGCAAGAATGATTGCTAAATATATACAAGACTTTAAAACCACAAGTAAAAAGGTAATTGCTGTTGGTGATCAGTTCACTCAAGATCAATATTACTTAGCCAGTTACGCTGATGAAATTTGGATGAACCCTAATGGGTGGTTACTACTTGATGGTTACGGTCGCTATCAAACATATGTTAAATCAGCCTTTGATAAATTAGCAATTTCACAGCATGTATTTCGTGTTGGTACCTATAAATCTGCAGTGGAGCCTTTTATTCGTGATGATATGTCACAAGAAGCAAAAGAAGCCAATCGTCTGTGGTTATCGCAGTTATGGTCTCAATATAAAACAGACGTAGCAGCTCAACGAGAATTTAGCATTGATAACTTTGATGAATCTATTGATATTTTGCTTGATAAACTCGAAAAAGCCGATGGTAAAATTGCGCAATACGCACTAAATAATCACTGGGTAGATCAACTAAAAACTCACGATGAAATAAATGAAGCTCTACTAACTATGGTTGGCGGAAACTCACGCGGAAATTTCAATCAAATAGGCTTAAATCAATATCTTCGAGCAACAACATCAATGGTACCGATTGGACAAGGTAATACAGAAAAAGTCGCTGTTATTGTGGCTAAAGGGACCATTTTAGACGGTGAACAACCTCCTGGCACTATTGGTGGTGATACGTTAGCAAAATATTTGAAACAAGCGCGATTAAATCATCACGTTAAAGCTGTTGTACTCAGGGTTGATAGCCCAGGAGGCAGTGCATTTGCCTCTGATATAATACGCCATGAAATAGATCTACTTAAACAAGCAGGTAAAACCGTTGTAGCTTCGATGGGAGCTTATGCTGCATCTGGTGGCTACTGGATATCAGCGCCTGCTGATGCCATTGTTGCATCCCCTACTACTATTACCGGCTCTATTGGCATTTTTGGCTTTTTTATGACCTTTGAAAAGTCATTAGAAAAACTAGGCATTTTCACAGATGGTGTTGGCACAACTGATTTAGCAGGCTTTAGCATTGCTCGTCCTCTTAATGATAAAGTAGCTCAAGTTTTTCAACTCGGTATTGAACGAGGTTATCAAGATTTTATTGCCTTAGTCGCTAAACATAGAAATATGTCTTTACAAGAAGTTGATAAAATAGCACAAGGACGTGTATGGTCAGGTATACAAGCACAACAATTAGGCTTAGTTGATGCCCTTGGTGATTTAGACGATGCTATTTCACTTGCTGCTGAACTTGCAAATTTAACGAATTACGAAACAATGTTAATTGAAAAAGTAAGGTCAACAGAGGAACTTTTTTGGCAAAATATTTTTACTGAAACACGTGCTTTTTTACCTACACAAACCAAGCAAACACCTGATCAGCTACAAATATTATTAAACCATGTGAAGCAAGAACTAATGGCTGTTTCAACGTTAAACGATCCACAAGGTATTTATGCTAAATGCATAGCATGTGAGCTAAATTAG
- the bioC gene encoding malonyl-ACP O-methyltransferase BioC has protein sequence MIDKSKRDNIAKSFGSASQSYDISARLQRFSGKNLMPWLPKRHDITVLDLGCGTGFFTDILAAKYQHVIGVDISAKMLSYAHNNRNKMITWLEGDAYHLPIADQSIDLVYSNLMIQWCDPLELVLKEVLRVLKPGGLFVFSTLLDGTLHELKSSWKAVDNDRHVIDFKSLQELKNCFDIPNAKLLEFHDKPVVLEYENVLHLARELKGLGANHVPEKSNRGLAGKEKWQKMMTAYAQFVEQDNIFPATYHVFSGLMVKLKA, from the coding sequence ATGATCGATAAAAGTAAACGCGATAATATAGCTAAATCATTTGGTTCGGCAAGCCAGTCTTACGATATTTCTGCAAGATTACAGCGTTTTAGTGGTAAAAATTTAATGCCTTGGTTACCCAAAAGGCATGATATTACGGTGCTTGATTTAGGCTGCGGTACTGGATTTTTTACCGATATTTTAGCGGCAAAGTATCAACATGTTATTGGCGTGGATATTTCTGCAAAGATGCTGTCATACGCACACAATAACCGAAATAAAATGATCACATGGTTAGAAGGTGACGCTTATCATTTGCCTATTGCAGATCAATCTATTGATCTTGTGTATTCAAATTTAATGATCCAATGGTGCGATCCGCTAGAATTAGTACTTAAAGAAGTATTACGGGTGTTAAAGCCTGGTGGATTATTTGTGTTTTCCACCTTATTAGATGGCACATTACACGAGTTAAAGTCATCTTGGAAAGCTGTCGACAATGATCGCCATGTTATTGATTTTAAATCATTACAAGAGCTTAAAAATTGTTTTGATATACCGAATGCTAAATTATTGGAATTTCATGATAAACCTGTAGTGCTTGAATACGAAAACGTACTTCATTTAGCTAGAGAGTTGAAAGGGCTAGGCGCTAATCATGTGCCTGAAAAATCGAATCGTGGTTTAGCTGGTAAAGAAAAGTGGCAAAAGATGATGACTGCTTACGCGCAGTTTGTAGAACAAGACAATATTTTCCCCGCAACTTATCACGTATTTTCCGGCCTAATGGTCAAATTAAAGGCGTAA
- the asnS gene encoding asparagine--tRNA ligase, whose protein sequence is MSVIAISDVLAGKFPVDKEISVHGWIRTRRDSKAGISFLAIHDGSCFDAIQAIAPNNLDNYQDEVLKLTAGAAVKVTGTLVESPGEGQSFEIQATQVEVLGLVDDPDTYPMAAKRHSIEFLREHAHLRPRTNIGGAVTRVRNSLAQAVHRFLHEKGYMWISTPLITGSDCEGAGEMFRVSTLDMENLPRTDKGDIDYAEDFFGKETFLTVSGQLNVETYCCALSKVYTFGPTFRAENSNTSRHLAEFWMVEPEIAFADLADAATLAEEMLKYVFKALLEERADDMAFFQQRVDKTVIDRLNAVINKDFVRMDYTDAIDILQNCGKTFENPVSWGVDLNSEHERYLAEEHVGGPVVLQNYPKDIKSFYMRLNDDGKTVAAMDILAPGIGEIIGGSQREERLDVLDKRMGEMDLDPADYSWYRDLRRYGTVPHSGFGLGFERLVAYATGMQNVRDVIPFPRTPNNASY, encoded by the coding sequence ATGTCAGTTATCGCTATTTCTGATGTGTTAGCAGGTAAATTTCCTGTTGATAAAGAGATTTCTGTGCATGGTTGGATCCGTACCAGACGTGATTCTAAAGCAGGAATTTCATTTTTAGCCATCCATGATGGTTCATGTTTCGATGCTATTCAGGCTATAGCGCCAAATAATTTAGATAATTATCAAGATGAAGTTTTAAAATTAACCGCAGGTGCGGCTGTTAAAGTAACAGGAACTTTAGTGGAATCTCCGGGAGAAGGTCAATCATTTGAAATTCAAGCAACTCAAGTAGAAGTGCTAGGTTTAGTGGACGATCCAGATACCTACCCAATGGCTGCTAAACGTCATTCTATTGAATTTTTACGTGAGCATGCGCACTTACGTCCTCGTACGAATATTGGCGGTGCCGTTACCCGTGTAAGAAACTCGTTAGCACAAGCGGTTCATCGTTTTCTACATGAAAAAGGCTATATGTGGATCAGCACACCACTTATTACTGGTAGTGATTGTGAAGGTGCTGGCGAAATGTTCCGTGTTAGCACGCTTGATATGGAAAACCTACCTAGAACAGATAAAGGTGATATTGATTACGCTGAAGACTTCTTCGGTAAAGAAACCTTTCTAACTGTTTCTGGTCAGTTAAACGTTGAAACATACTGTTGCGCGTTATCAAAAGTGTATACCTTCGGTCCAACTTTTCGTGCTGAAAATTCCAATACTAGCCGACATTTAGCGGAATTTTGGATGGTTGAACCAGAAATTGCTTTTGCTGATTTAGCAGATGCAGCTACTTTAGCGGAAGAAATGTTAAAGTACGTGTTTAAAGCATTACTTGAAGAACGTGCTGATGATATGGCTTTCTTCCAACAACGCGTTGATAAAACCGTGATAGATCGTTTAAATGCTGTGATCAATAAAGACTTTGTTCGTATGGATTACACTGACGCAATTGATATTCTACAAAACTGCGGTAAAACCTTTGAAAACCCAGTTTCATGGGGTGTTGATTTAAATTCAGAGCATGAGCGCTATCTTGCAGAAGAACATGTGGGTGGCCCGGTAGTACTTCAAAATTATCCAAAAGATATTAAATCATTTTATATGCGTTTAAATGACGACGGAAAAACCGTTGCAGCAATGGATATTTTAGCACCAGGTATCGGTGAAATTATCGGTGGTAGTCAACGTGAAGAACGTTTAGATGTACTTGATAAACGTATGGGCGAAATGGATTTAGATCCAGCGGATTACAGTTGGTACAGAGATTTACGCCGTTATGGTACAGTACCTCATTCAGGTTTTGGTTTAGGGTTTGAGCGTTTAGTTGCTTATGCAACCGGCATGCAAAACGTAAGAGATGTAATCCCTTTCCCACGTACGCCTAACAACGCGTCTTATTAA
- a CDS encoding nitroreductase family protein has translation MNAIELLLNRQSDPSLTMPAPNNDELHTILTAGMRIPDHGALKPFTISVYTDEGLSKLSRAFVKAMTLKKAEQAKIDKVAKMPFRAPMVVVVSTDYQPHEKVPEKEQLITAGCVVHAMQMAAFSLGYGAMWRTGDLAFNNDVKSSLNITLHNDIAGFLYIGTKAKDMPVKPERYFEDRVRIING, from the coding sequence ATGAATGCAATTGAGCTGCTACTAAACCGTCAATCTGATCCATCACTGACAATGCCGGCACCAAACAATGATGAATTACATACTATTTTAACGGCAGGCATGAGAATACCTGATCATGGAGCGTTAAAACCGTTCACTATTTCTGTGTATACCGACGAAGGCCTTAGTAAACTTAGTCGTGCATTTGTAAAGGCAATGACATTAAAAAAAGCAGAGCAAGCTAAGATAGATAAAGTAGCTAAAATGCCTTTTCGTGCCCCGATGGTTGTTGTGGTTAGTACTGATTACCAACCTCATGAAAAGGTACCTGAAAAAGAGCAGTTGATCACCGCTGGTTGTGTCGTTCATGCAATGCAAATGGCAGCATTTTCACTCGGATATGGTGCAATGTGGCGTACAGGAGATTTGGCGTTTAACAACGATGTTAAATCGTCACTCAATATTACATTACATAATGATATTGCAGGCTTTCTTTATATCGGTACGAAAGCCAAAGACATGCCAGTAAAACCTGAACGATATTTTGAAGATCGGGTTCGAATAATTAATGGGTAG
- the bioA gene encoding adenosylmethionine--8-amino-7-oxononanoate transaminase has product MINNYTDLVTFDKKHVWHPYTSMSNPLPSYVVERAEGVNIQLKSGETLIDGMSSWWSVLHGYNRPELNKAITEQLDKVAHVMFGGFTHEPAITLVEKLVSLTPDGLEKVFISDSGSVAVEVAIKMSLQYWQSKKQANKHKLMTVRNGYHGDTFAAMSVCDPVTGMHQIFDKVLMKNIFAPAPTIMLNDSWDDKETEQLEFLFANHHHELAAFIIEPIVQGTGGMRFYHPNYLKKVRQLCDKYQVLFIADEIATGLGRTGKLFACEWADISPDIMCLGKTLTGGYLSLAATLCTTNIAETISNGEASCFMHGPTFMGNPLACSVANVSIDLLLQNNWQAQVKQIESWFNQAIKPLGENKRVKNVRVLGSIAVVETHQSVNVATIQQHFVEQGVWIRPFGKLIYMMPPLIITQEQIETLINAIASALPHDKFFND; this is encoded by the coding sequence ATGATTAATAATTATACTGATCTTGTTACTTTTGATAAAAAACATGTATGGCACCCTTATACTTCGATGAGCAACCCACTACCTTCATACGTAGTAGAACGTGCTGAGGGTGTAAATATTCAACTAAAATCTGGTGAAACATTAATAGATGGCATGTCATCATGGTGGTCTGTTTTACATGGCTATAACCGACCAGAGCTAAATAAAGCGATAACCGAACAATTAGATAAAGTAGCCCATGTTATGTTTGGTGGTTTTACGCATGAACCCGCTATTACTCTAGTAGAAAAGTTGGTATCGCTGACACCTGATGGTCTAGAAAAAGTGTTTATTTCTGATAGTGGCTCTGTTGCGGTAGAAGTAGCAATAAAAATGTCGCTTCAGTATTGGCAAAGTAAGAAACAAGCAAACAAACATAAATTGATGACGGTACGTAATGGCTATCATGGTGATACATTTGCTGCTATGTCTGTGTGTGATCCTGTTACAGGTATGCATCAAATTTTTGATAAAGTATTGATGAAAAATATCTTTGCTCCTGCTCCTACCATTATGTTAAACGATTCATGGGATGATAAAGAGACTGAACAACTCGAATTTCTGTTTGCTAACCATCATCATGAATTAGCGGCATTTATTATTGAGCCTATTGTACAAGGTACGGGAGGCATGCGCTTTTATCACCCCAATTACCTCAAAAAAGTTCGACAATTATGTGATAAATACCAAGTACTGTTTATTGCTGACGAAATTGCGACTGGCTTGGGGCGCACCGGTAAACTATTTGCTTGTGAGTGGGCTGATATTTCACCTGATATTATGTGTTTAGGAAAAACCTTAACCGGTGGTTATTTATCGTTAGCAGCAACACTTTGCACCACTAACATCGCGGAAACAATTAGTAATGGTGAAGCAAGCTGTTTTATGCATGGGCCAACTTTTATGGGAAATCCACTGGCATGCAGCGTCGCCAATGTTAGCATTGATCTTCTATTGCAAAATAACTGGCAGGCGCAAGTTAAACAAATTGAGTCTTGGTTTAACCAAGCGATTAAGCCTCTAGGTGAAAATAAACGAGTCAAAAATGTACGAGTTTTAGGTTCAATAGCAGTAGTAGAAACACACCAAAGTGTTAATGTAGCAACAATACAACAACATTTTGTAGAGCAAGGTGTTTGGATCCGCCCTTTTGGCAAGCTGATTTATATGATGCCGCCACTTATTATTACTCAAGAACAAATAGAAACGCTAATCAATGCGATAGCATCGGCACTACCTCATGATAAGTTCTTTAACGACTAA